In Nicotiana tabacum cultivar K326 chromosome 21, ASM71507v2, whole genome shotgun sequence, one DNA window encodes the following:
- the LOC107809322 gene encoding transcription factor MYB102-like, giving the protein MGRIPCCEKNGLKKGPWTSEEDQKLIDYIQKHGCGNWRLLPKNAGLQRCGKSCRLRWTNYLRPDIKRGKFSFEEEETIIQLHSILGNKWSAIAASLPGRTDNEIKNYWNTYIRKKLMRMGIDPVTHSPRLDLLDFSSILNSYNSSQVNISRLMGLQPMVNREVLKILSTFLLSSQYTVKPPESVDQKNIQKSQRSSLVQLSQTQTATRDIPCIPFSSEAQPMQQVNLEQFSLNISSYSSQNYQLQQRNMMKFQYVISRFSTPSSTPLNTTTEDERES; this is encoded by the exons ATGGGAAGAATTCCTTGCTGTGAAAAAAATGGACTTAAGAAGGGTCCATGGACCTCAGAAGAAGATCAAAAGCTCATTGATTACATTCAAAAGCATGGTTGTGGAAATTGGAGGTTACTTCCCAAAAATGCTG GGCTTCAAAGGTGTGGAAAGAGTTGCAGGCTACGTTGGACCAACTATCTAAGGCCAGATATTAAAAGGGGAAAATTCTCTTTTGAAGAAGAGGAAACAATCATTCAACTTCATAGTATATTAGGCAACAA GTGGTCAGCAATTGCTGCTAGCTTGCCTGGAAGGACAGATAATGAAATCAAGAATTATTGGAATACTTATATTAGAAAAAAGCTTATGAGAATGGGAATTGACCCTGTGACACACTCTCCTCGTCTTGATCTTCTTGATTTTTCCTCCATCCTAAATTCTTATAATTCATCTCAAGTCAATATTTCAAGATTGATGGGATTGCAACCTATGGTAAATCGAGAAGTCTTGAAAATATTATCCACTTTTCTTTTATCATCACAATATACAGTGAAACCACCCGAATCCGTAGATCAAAAGAATATCCAAAAAAGTCAACGGTCATCGTTAGTCCAACTTAGTCAAACTCAAACTGCTACTCGAGATATTCCATGTATTCCGTTTTCTAGTGAAGCTCAACCAATGCAACAAGTAAACTTAGAGCAATTTTCATTAAATATTTCAAGCTATAGCTCACAAAATTACCAACTA CAACAACGTAACATGATGAAATTCCAATATGTTATATCAAGATTTTCGACGCCTTCATCTACTCCATTGAATACAACTACTGAAGATGAGAGGGAAAGTTAG
- the LOC107809323 gene encoding uncharacterized protein LOC107809323, with protein MSRFFRIGSIKRIVQSLEKSQRSVYSGEKHGLLLRVGICSSRYRYYGQYTSSSRGYASFTGYRLQNGVYNNFHKIQSATSSSNSKLHHARLAWKRFLLNSLYKGRTFVPLSRVAQAVSLALCRSAVVVPGIFALTCRKNVAVAEALPDMDLSPPRNSFYLRAQNCHALFTRVILSAFEGAILLVRAFYLAILFSPSIAMAPFAEVLGPRFRKIWLQVVHRTLERAGPAFIKWGQWAATRPDLFPRDLCAELSKLHSKAPEHSFAYTKKVVEKAFGRKLSEIFDEFEQTPVASGSIAQVHRASLKYRYRGREIKPIKVAVKVRHPGVGESIRRDFEIINVVAKISGFIPSLKWLRLEESVQQFAVFMMSQVDLAREAAHLSRFIYNFRRWKDVSFPKPVYPLVHPAVLVETFEEGESVAHYVDELVGHERLKSALAHIGTHALLKMLLVDNFMHADMHPGNILVRVPQHKSSRKRIFKSKPHVIFLDVGMTAELSQNDKLNLLEFFKAVARRDGMTAAQCTLNLSKKQNCPDPDAFIKEVKESFDFWGTPEGDLVHPADCMMQLLEQVRRHRVNIDGNVCTAMVTTLVLEGWQRKLDPDYNIMHTLQTLLLKADWAKDLSYTIEQLMAP; from the exons ATGTCAAg ATTCTTTAGAATTGGTAGTATTAAAAGAATTGTTCAATCCCTTGAAAAAAGTCAGAGAAGTGTCTATTCAGGAGAGAAACACGGATTGCTTCTTAGGGTTGGGATATGTTCTTCTCGATACAGATATTATGGGCAATACACATCTTCCtctagaggatatgcttcattTACTGGGTACAGATTGCAAAATGGTGTCTATAACAATTTTCACAAGATACAGTCAGCCACTTCATCAAGTAATTCTAAATTACATCACGCCCGACTTGCTTGGAAGAGGTTCTTGCTGAATTCTTTGTACAAGGGAAGAACTTTTGTTCCACTTAGTAGAGTTGCTCAAGCGGTTAGTTTGGCCTTGTGCCGCTCTGCCGTTGTTGTTCCTGGTATATTTGCCTTAACATGTAGAAAAAATGTAGCAGTCGCAGAAGCTCTGCCAGATATGGACCTTTCCCCGCCAAGGAATTCTTTTTATCTACGTGCACAAAATTGTCATGCTTTATTTACTCGAGTAATCCTTTCAGCATTTGAAGGTGCTATTCTTTTGGTGAGAGCTTTTTATTTGGCAATCCTGTTTTCTCCAAGCATAGCAATGGCTCCATTTGCAGAAGTTCTGGGACCTAGGTTCAGGAAAATATGGCTTCAGGTTGTTCACCGGACTCTTGAAAGAGCAGGTCCAGCATTTATAAAATGGGGCCAATGGGCGGCTACACGGCCAGATCTGTTCCCAAGAGACTTGTGTGCTGAGTTGTCAAAGCTTCACTCGAAAGCCCCTGAACATAGCTTTGCCTACACGaaaaaagttgttgaaaaagCTTTTGGTCGCAAGCTTTCGGAGATTTTTGATGAGTTTGAGCAGACCCCTGTAGCATCTGGAAGTATCGCTCAAGTGCATCGTGCTTCCTTGAAGTATAGATACCGTGGTCGAGAGATCAAACCTATAAAAGTGGCAGTGAAGGTTAGACACCCTGGAGTTGGTGAATCAATTCGAAGAGACTTTGAGATTATCAATGTCGTTGCAAAAATATCAGGGTTCATACCATCACTTAAGTGGCTTAGATTGGAGGAAAGTGTCCAGCAATTTGCTGTCTTTATGATGTCACAAGTTGACCTTGCAAGAGAAGCTGCCCATCTAAGTcgttttatttataattttcgGAGATGGAAAGACGTCTCTTTCCCTAAGCCTGTTTATCCTTTAGTACATCCTGCTGTGTTGGTGGAAACTTTTGAGGAAGGTGAAAGTGTCGCCCACTATGTTGATGAACTCGTGGGTCACGAACGACTTAAGAGTGCTCTTGCTCATATCGGGACTCATGCACTTCTCAAGATGCTTCTG GTTGACAACTTTATGCATGCTGACATGCATCCAGGAAATATTCTTGTCCGTGTACCACAGCATAAATCCTCTCGGAAACGTATATTCAAGTCAAAGCCCCATGTGATTTTCCTCGATGTAGGCATGACTGCTGAACTTTCTCAGAACGACAAGCTGAATTTGCTTGAATTCTTTAAGGCTGTTGCTCGTCGAGATGGTATGACTGCAGCTCAGTGCACTTTAAATCTGTCAAAGAAGCAGAACTGCCCTGATCCTGATGCCTTCATTAAG GAAGTGAAAGAATCTTTCGACTTTTGGGGGACTCCAGAAGGAGATTTAGTCCATCCTGCGGACTGTATGATGCAACTACTTGAACAAGTTAGGCGTCACAGAGTTAACATTGACGGCAATGTGTGCACCGCTATGGTGACAACTTTAGTCTTGGAG GGTTGGCAGCGGAAACTTGATCCTGATTATAATATAATGCACACGCTACAGACGTTGCTTCTTAAAGCCGACTGGGCAAAGGATCTTTCCTATACAATTGAGCAGCTCATGGCTCCATGA